Sequence from the Rutidosis leptorrhynchoides isolate AG116_Rl617_1_P2 chromosome 3, CSIRO_AGI_Rlap_v1, whole genome shotgun sequence genome:
ACATTGAAAGAAAGGGGTTAAGGTTTAACTGGCGAGTTAAAAAATGATATGTGTAATTTTCTCATAATTAATTAGTAATAATCGTGAAAAAACCTGCTAATTCTATGTCATTAGGTAAAGGCGTGGGTCACTCATCCGTTGCTACACCATTATATTTTCCCTTGCTTTATAGAATGTTATAGATAGttgaaataataatactaattatatgatTAAAAGTGAATACAAAACATAAACATTAAATATGAAATACAATAAAGTTAAATACTATAAAGGGGAAACAATATGTTGTAATTAAATAATATGAAACCAGTTTAGCTCGAATTTGAAATATTAAACTCGAACCGCGTCTAACAGGGGTTCAGCTATGTAAAATTTAAATGATTCGAGTTCGAGTCTAGCCGAGCTCAAGCTCAACTCGACTAGTTTACACTTTACTATTTTCACATCAACTAAATTTAATACCCCTAATATTTATTGTTTTCAATAAAAATTACGCAGTTTAAGAAGAAATTACCGTTAcgtgtactttttatttattttttagttttattttattttttatcttttattcATTTTTATGAATAATGAACAATAAATATAACCGATGAAATAGTATTTTATGATTTTAAATAGTGTAGTTTgtaacattgagttgtagctcagATGGTAGTGGTCTGCCTCTATTAGCGAGAGTCAGTAGTTCGATTCTGCtgggctgcaacattgcactcaatgttatccctgacctgaagTTTCCACCCAGGTCGTCTTTCGCTTAGTGCGGAGGCAGCGGGGAGGGTGGGGTTTGCCCTATGATTGGTCCGGGGTTTCTCCAGGGTAGTAGTTGGGAGTGAGTTATGCAACTACGTGAGATGAACGCGTGAATGATTAAGTCTTCCGGGTGATCTCAAAGTGATGTAAAAAAAGTGTAGTTTctagaaataaaaagaaataagaaaaaaaaatagcaATGCCAGTCCTTCGAGTATCCAATGGACAAAGCCAACAATATGCGTAGGTTAGCTGTATGCACAATGATGACACCTCTAACTGATTTACAAACGATGCATTTATATACAGacctacatatacacacacacccaGCCTTTAAATGCGCCTCTACACTTAACCTACGCCTCCTTTCTGACACACACCCAAAATACACTTACTTGCATCACACTGTGGAAATTAATGGATCTCTTTTTTCATTTATGTGGACCTATACATACACTAGCTTAATTGCGCTGTATCTACACTCTCCTCATGATCTACATTTTATACTATTCACATTGTATAGTTGCGTGTCAATACTTCAATTGCAATATTTCCGGTTGTTTAATTGGACTCCGATCGTACTCCGGTGTGTTTTCCGGCGTACCGTACAGATATAATTTTAGGTTTTCGAGTTTTGATTGATTTTGTTGAAATTAGGTTAGGCGAAAGGATGAATCCGTTATGTTGTATTGCTCCGGTATCGATTGAGAAGGATCGGAACGATTCGCCGTCTTCTGCGGTGGTGAAATCACAGTCTGACTCTCAGTTAGGGTTTGAGAATTCTGTTAGGAGTACGAGACCTGTGAGTTTTTCGGCGCAGGTGTCGTCTGTAGGTACTGAATCAGAGAATGTGATTCATGAAGTTGAGGATTGTGAGATTGAAGCCAGGGAATCGGTTTCTGTAGCGAAATCGGTAGGTTTTGGTGGTAATGGTAGTGGTGTTGTGGCTGGAATATTGTATAAATGGGTTAATTATGGTAAAGGGTGGAGATCTAGATGGTTTACGTTAGAAGATGGAGTGTTATCTTATTACAAGACTCATGGACCTGATAAGATTGTGCTTAATTCGGTGAGAGATAAAGGATTTAAGGTGATTGGAGATGAGTCAGTTAGGTATATGAGGAAATGCAGTAATGGAAGCAGTCACGGCCGATTTGGTTCGAAACAATGGAAACCATATGGGGAGATACATTTGAAGGTTTGGATCTTTATCTTTTCTTATAAATGTTGGTTTATGTTTATTTTACACTTCAGTAGATTAGTTTATTAGTTCAAATAACTGTTGAATCTATAATGTATCAAGTTATTATACACAATGTGTAATGGTTGGCAATGATCATCATCAAGAAAATTGATCAAAAGCTGGTACAACCTTCTTTTTTGCTTGATATAATATAATGTAGTGTTATTTTTTTGTTATTGGATTTTGTCAATTATAACTGTTAGGTTACAATGATAGTACAAGCACGATGAGACGTGTTGTTCTACTGTCGGTGTGAAGTATAATTGTAATTTATGAATTTTACTATGCCATTGCTACTATATAAATGGAGACAACATGGCCTTCTGTTAGGTGGCATTGTAAGATTTTTGTTATTTGGAATTTATTGAACACATAAAGATTCTCTATAGCTTTTAAGTGAAACATATATGACAGTTAGTTGATGGTTCTGACCTCTGATACAATTATTGTGTCCTTTATATGGAAATTTTTTGTTTCAATATCTTTGTTGTTTTTGCTATACTGAATTTATTGAGTTTGTTACTGATTTTTCTGAAAGGGCCAACTTCAGTGTATTAACCAGACCTAATAAAGCACAATCACTTAATTTTTCGGTGACACTTAAGTACTTAACTAACCATGTAACTCATAAGTGGAAGGCGAAATATTCATAGCTTAATCTTGTATGAGACTACCAGGAACTCAATAAACCAATGACAATCTTGCTCCTTGAATCTGATCTTTGTATACACCAGATGTGAGTGCACATTCTTATACTAATCATGGAATCATAGTTTTGTTgaacactatttttttttttttttttttttttttttttttgtaacgacATCAAATATTCAGAACACTATCAAACACTTTGTATTTGTAGTATAGAGTTCCTTGCAACAGTCCCTGTGTTTCTTATGTTCCAGATAATATACAGCTTTTGGGTATGTTTGTCTATCATACAAAGATTGCTAATTTGTATAATTAAGGACTTATTTATGAGTTTTTTTCTCTGATCATTGTTGTTATTGATGATAATTAAGGTCTCCTCTGTAAGAGCAAGCAAGTCAGATGACAAAAGACTGTCTATATTTTCTGGAACAAAAACTCTTCATCTACGATGCATATCTAGAGAAGACAGAGCTGCATGGATCGAGTCCCTTTTATCTGCCAAGGATAAATTCCCTAGATTGTCTACTGGAGATTTTGCTCTTTCGGAAGACATGGTTATTTCAACTGAGAAACTACGATCACGTTTATCCTTGGAAGGAGTATCAGAGGAAGCAATAAAAGATTGTGAATCAATTATGTTGAGTGAACTCTCAGCTCTTCAAAACCAAATGAAGGCTCTTCAACTTAAACATATTGTTCTCTTGGACACATTAAGACAGTTAGAGGTACCTCTTTATTCTCCTTCATATGAAAAATGTTGGTACATTTGGAGCCATAACTGATTTGATGTTTAAGTTTTACATTATGTTTTAAAAAGTGCCAAACCTTGTATTGATTGGTTGACATGCAGACAGAGAAAATTGAGCTGGAAACAACTGTAGTTGATGAAACAAAAGAGCGGGATTCTTCTTGTGGGCAAGATAGAAGATTCAGTGGTAAGCGAATATCtcaaagtttattttttttatacatgATATCAGATGATGGTTtgtttttttaatatacataaacgttgtGTTGGTTATTGGTAACACAATGGCAATGTTTCATTCATTTATGTTACTCGCCACTGCAACAGATTTCTATTCCATAATGTCAGAAGGCAGTGGATCTGATTCCGATGCAGACAACGAAAGCCGGTATGGAGTGGATATCGAATCAGATGATGAAAACGGAACGTTTTTTGACACAAATGAATTCATGTCTGCTGATGTTTTAAGATGTGCTTCCTATCGGAGTAGAGAAAATACAGGAAATGGATCTACTTCTTTGTCTAATGAAAAGGACTCGTTTTTATCTGGTCGTTTACGAGAGGCCGGAACCGAAATCAATATAATTCAGTATCCTCATGTTAAAAGAAGAGAAAGTTTACCTGAACCAAAGGAAAAAGAAAAACCAGTTGGTTTGTGGTCCATAATTAAAGATAACATCGGGAAGGACCTATCTGGTGTTTGTCTCCCTGTTTTCTTTAATGAACCACTTTCTTCATTACAAAAATGTTTTGAGGATTTGGAATATTCTTGTTTGGTTGACCGAGCGTTGGAATGGGGAAAACAGGTCAGGTACTCAACCTATgcttttctaaaaataaaataaaaaataaaaaactcaAGCTATACTTATTAATGGCAATTCTATTGTGTATTCAGTGCTCCATTGATACTTGGCCTTTTTTCTTTGAGATTACTAGTTAAAGTTATTTGTTCTCCATTGATACTTGGCCTTTTTTCTTTGAGATTACTAGTTAAAGTTATTTGTTCTCGTGCAATCGCTCTTATATATAGAACTTAAAGGTGGCAATATGTGTTGGTAGGTCATAGCATGTAATTGATGGTATTGCTTGAAACAGATTCTATCGTTCCAAAACATAGTTCAAGAAATTTAATTTTTTGTAGCTAATTATTGTGCCATCATAACAATAATTAGCAAATGCTGGAATAACCTGATTGAGGAGGTTTTATGCATCAATAATACACTTTGGGTGGCTACGAACCTTGATTTTACTCTTTCTTCTTTGACCTTTTGAGATAATACAACCTCAATTGTGACCCATTGATAGTTACCGTGAcgaattaacacatataataacatcaCGTTGTTCGACATGCATGATTTGCTTATATGTGAAATGCAATTCTTAGGACTGTTTTCATCTAGCCTAGCATAATATTTATGGTATGATGGGATTATGTACTTGTTTGAATTCTAACTACTTTGGCATTTGTAAAGGAAAAGGAGTTTCATATGCCCTTTTAAACTTCACCTAACCTCAACTTTGTTTTAATGCAGGGGAATGATTTAATGAGAATACTAAGCATTGCGGCTTTTGCTGTTTCGGGTTATGCATCGACAGAAGGTCGACAATGCAAACCCTTCAACCCTCTACTTGGGGAGACTTATGAAGCAGATTATCCAGATAAGGGACTACGTTTCTTCTCTGAAAAGGTAAATGTTTCTTCTTACTTGAAATTATAATTTCCTAGCAAAAAATGGTCATTTTTGGTACGCATATGGTCATGCTGATTTGACTTGAAACATTCCCCATAGAACAGTGTTGTAAACGGCGGTCGTCTCAGCTGACTAgtcggtttggtgactagcccgtcccgtttCGCCCAAAAACGTCTAACTAGTCGGTTAACGCTAAAAAGTCTGGTCAAAGTCAGTCGGAGTCAGCGTCGGTCTGATTCTTATTCGGTCAAAGTCAAGGTTGGTCAAAGTTAGGTCAAAATTGTAATATTTATTATACTCAGATTTTGTGCCCTATACATATGTTTGAAATGTTTatgtttgatatatatgtgtgtaatatatataatgttaaaaatATATGTTGCTAACAGTCAACGTTAGTCAATGTCCGACTAGTCTCGACCCCAACTTGACCGGCTAGTCGTTTAAAAGTCCTCACCGACTCGTCTCCGTCTCGCGACTTTCCAACCTtgctataaaataaagatttcttgtaAAATTTAGCGTCTCAAATATAATTATGATGgcaagttatattattttattaatagtcTTAAATATTCCAGTAAATAGATATTGTAAGTTTCAAGTATTATAAGTACATTTTGAACTACTTGTGTCTCGTTTTGCACGTTTCCCTTAAGTTAGTTATTACCCATTATATTGGTTTAGATAGTTAGAGATAAACTATTGCCCCAAGTAGACCTATACTCAGTGTTGCAGAACTAAGAATCACTCGGCAAGtactcggtcaaacttggtcaaaacacGCCCAAACTCGACCAAATCTCGGGATTACTTGGAAATCGGTCAAAACATTGGCAAAACTCGGGATTACTAAAAAAATAGTCAAaaatggtcaaagtcaaacttggtcacagttaaacttggtcaacatccgagtactcccgagttgccgagtactctctaaaagtcccgaccgagtactccgagtagtgatttttgcaaccttgcctATATTTGGGGTAATTGCTGGATTTTGTTAGTAAACAAATAgatattttctgtttcaattgttAGTAAAGAATGATCATAGTATAATCATGGTTTTCTCGCTTTATAGGTGAGTCACCACCCGATGGTCGTTGCGTGTCACTGTGAGGGAAGAGGCTGGAAATTCTGGGCAGATTCAAACCTTAAGGGAAAATTTTGGGGGCGTTCGATTCAGTTGGATCCTGTGGGTGTCCTTACCCTGCAATTTGAAGATGGTGAAACATTTCAATGGAGTAAGGTCACTACATCTAtatacaatatcattcttggtaaAATTTACTGTGATCATTACGGTACCATGCGCATCAAAGGTAGTGGTAACTACTCTTGCAAACTCAAGTTCAAGGAGCAGTCAATCATTGACCGAAATCCACATCAGGTAACAATTATATCTAAGAGTTAGACAAATCCTTACCCAATGTTGAAAAAGATTCGAGACTGAGACGAGTCGATCAGGACCTTGAAGGGCCAAGTtagggtcgagacggacgttgacgtttaaataaaaatatacggagtactaaatataaatatttcaaacgttaatattttaaaatataaagaaGATAATGATTTACAAATAAGATGATGTAGTGTTAGCCTAAATAATATTGAGGTTTTTTATGATGTTATTTATTAATTTATCTATAAGGGATGCTATCTAAGTCGGTGTTTTATGTAGTTATTGTGTATTTATTAATTTTCCAGCTAATTTTCAAATGGGCTTGGGATTTTCGTTTACACTAGAATAAGGCCAGACAAAATCTCTGACTTTTGACTGACGTTGACCGACTGTAACCCGACTTTGACCTGACTTTTTTAGCGTTGACCGACTAATTAGACTTTTTTGGGTGAAACGGGACGGGCTAGTAACCAACCGCCATTTGCAACCGTGTCCTTACCTTGCACCGTAAATCGGATGTAGACTATGGGTGATCTGCAGTTTGTTTTACCTGCTCCACTTTAGTTAAGGAAATGACTTGTGTATGCAGGTTCATGGGTTTGTGCACGACAACCGAACGGGGGAAAAGGTGGCGATGTTGATGGGGAAGTGGGACGAGGCTATGTACTATGTATTGGGAGATCCAACAACAAAACCGAAAGGTTATGATCCGATGACAGAAGCCGTGTTGTTGTGGGAAAGAGATAATAAGTCTGCTACCAAAACGAGATACAACCTCACACCATTTGCAATATCTTTGAACGAAATAACTCCCGGTTTAAAGGAGAAGCTGCCTCCAACTGACTCCAGGCTTAGACCAGACCAGCGTCACTTGGAGAATGGTGAATATGAACTAGCTAATTTAGAGAAACTCAGACTCGAACAACTCCAGAGACAGGTATTCACTTGTTTGATCACCAGGACTAGTTTTTAACTTTAAGAAGCCACATGCTCTTTCTGACCTTTGATGTTTTtcggtttgaccaagtttgaccgagtactccccgagttccAAAAACCGAGTAGGCAAGTACTTGCCCAGTAATTCGGAGTTCTGCAGCAATTGTCTTAAATAGTGTCAAAATATATAAGAATGCTGTAGAACCATGTTAATATCACCAATCCTTATATTGATCTTTCCAAAAAATCCTTAATGTTAGAGGTGTCGCCAGTTGGACTGGTTGAAACGGGCAACGTTTTGTTATGAGTTGGGCTTGTCCTGCAAATACTTATTTGTTCATTTCCAATAGTTTTCTATAAATATCTAATACATTATGTATGATTGGAGAAACTGTACTTTTGCATGGATAATATAAATTGAGAAGTTGCATATATGCAGAgttgcagaactcggaattactcgTCCCCGTCTCGCCGAGTACTCATTTTTGGAGTGCTCCGAGTCGAGTAATTAAtcttggtcaaacttggtcaaactctgGATTATACGTAAAATCGGTCCAAATTAGTCAACCACCGAGTACTGTCCGAGTTGCCGAGTACTATCTAAAAAGTGTTGCCGAGTACTATCTAAAAAGTCCCGACAGAGTACTCCCCCCGAGTAACAAGATTTGCAACCTTGCATCATTTGTAATTACGATTCTCATTTGTCTGTTACTCGATTACTTCAAGACTTTGATCCTGTTTATATGATATGTGGATAGGCAAGAAGACTGCAAGAAAGAGGATGGAGACCAAGGTGGTTCCAAAAAGACGAAGATGGTTGTTTTCATTATGTCGGTGGATACTGGGAAACGAGAGAGAAGAAAGATTGGAACGGTATACCCGACATATTTGGTCAAAGTGTTGACATGCCTCTTTGCGCAGAAGAATAGGAAGCAGGAGATTTGGTATAGGTGATGTTGTTTGTAGCTATCAAAAAAAATCTTGCTATGGTGGTggtattttttatgtaacactgacTGTTTGAGGCTAGCaagtatataattttattaaaagaaataaaaggaAATCATGCAAACTATGTTGCGAAACTAGCTTTGTTAAATACACGTGTCATAGAATGTAGAATGAGAAACAGAGGTAAACGATAGACGCTCATGGGTATATTTGAGCATTGCTGTTCTAGAAGTTCGGCTTATGAAAAAGTTCTGACCCTGCTTATATAATATTGTTTCTATATAGGGCTTCTACACATGAACCTTAGCTTGGTTTGTTTAAATATAGCTCCCTTAGGTTCTTTAATCTCAAACCATGTATTGTTAAGCTGATATCAACTTTGTCTTATACTCGTCAACCCTTTTGACAGGCCAACTTAGGAACAACCATGAGTTGACTTATTTCTTATACGGAGTACATTTGGGATTGCCACTGAGACAAGGCAAACTggatataaaatgtatataaacgTTGACGTCTCAACTAAGGGAAAGAATAATTGGCAAAAATTCATAAGTATCTAGCGACATGGCTCACAATATTACGGAGAATATTTTTTCACAACTGAGTTGTCAAAATATATGGTTGTTAACAGACACTTCAACCGCGTTAGTCTTGTTTAATTAATAACTCTACCAAATCTCAATTCCGGAATACGAAAACTAACAGAATAAGGTGGTTGTTTGTTTTTTGCATTGAAGACCTTATTAGGTCTTATGTCTGCGGGCGGGCAGACATTTTAATCGTAGACCGTTTGTTTTCTTGAAAATATAAGACAAAATAAGACCTTATAACAAAGAAAAGTTCAATGAACAACAAAGAAAAGTTCAACCACGGACAGGCAAAATAAAGAAATGTTATTGAACGTTCTTTTGGTGTCTTAAAAGCACGCTTTGCGATATTAACTAAAATGGCTCCTTTTGACTTGATTACCCAACGAAATGTTACAATTGCATGCTTTGCACTTCATAATTTTATTAGAAAAGAAGGTTTAAGTGACAAGCTCTTTGAAAAATATGACCAACCCGACGTTCAACTTGATAGTAATCATGGTCAACATCACGAGACTGAAGAAGAGGATGAGGTTCAACCAAATGGAGCTAGAGAAGATCGTCAATATATGATTAACTTGCGAGATCAAATTGCTGAAGAGCTTAGCCAAACAAGAATTTGAATGTTTTTTTTATctttgttatttcaattattaGGTGATAGTCTTTTGAACTTGTACTTTGAAGTGTGCTTTAAATGTTAAATTTCAACAATGTTTTTATTTTATACTCTAGTTTAATACTCAATTGTTTGGAGAAAAAAAAACATCACAATGATTTTAATTCAGAACCAGATCAAGTTTaacagacaaaaaaaaaaaaaaaaaaaacaaacagtcttcaatcTTCAGCATGCAGACCTTCAGACCACATCTTCTCTGCagacatggtccgcagatcttcagacaaaaacatcttaaaaaacaaacaaaaCCTAAATGTTCGTCTATATATGGTATTTGGTATCCCGTATCCGTATTACATGTAAACCAGCTCCACATTTTCACCAACAAGTTCAAAATTTCAAGGGCTTATAGTCGGATAACGGCGTACTGAAGATGATATCAGGTTGCAAGCAATGCGTAAGCCCTTCAGACCGTGATAACATGTAATGCCCTGAAACTGCAGCGTGCATACATCATAGATATGTCACATAAGCCCCATAAGTCAGCAAAGGCTAATGTTCTAACTCAAATGTTGATTAGCACATCATACTGTGACACGTCAGCATAGTCAAACGCAAAAATGTACAAACCCTAGTAGTTGCCTACATATCGAGTTCACTACTAAGTAACAAACTCAGtaactgagacgacccgtcctaatccataatgacgaatacaataacatatgattacatcgcgaggtatttgacctctatatgatacattttacaaacattgcattcgtttttaaaagacaaacttccaatacatcgaaagttgacagatatgcatatcctttcataatatatccaaactatgaatgacttaatattaatcttgatgaactcaacgactcgaatgcaacttcttttgaaatatgtcatgaatgactccaagtgatatctctaaaatgagcaaatgcacagcggaagatttctttcaaacctgagaataaacatgctttcaagtgtcaaccaaaaggttggtgagttcataggtttatcgtaaacaataaaattcatcattttaatagaccacaagatactcataattagaaaacaatctgcgcaggtctgctcactgctggaaaatcattcatatgaagaacaccggaacctttcaaacaactcaccaacggtagctaatgcgtagtgcaatgacaaaatcatctcaccgtggtagttaatacaatataattcttacaacgggggctaatgcgtatgtaacatcccgtgtttttccgttaaaatttaattttaacaccgtcttcttttttttataatatctttcgttatttaaattcgtagtttccgttgactaacgttcataatatttccgctattcaattttaacaccactcgtttactctagcgttttaaaatatctcgtttggttaaattacgcacccggcttaaaattgagggaccatttttaccaaatggccaaactactcactagtagttgactaagtcaactacttctccaccatcctccacatttaatttctttttctttcttcttttctctcaaccaaaaactcccatcctaaattcttcatcattttcaatcatcatccaaattcaagcaaggaatcaaacatcaaaacagattgtacttttggaatcctcgtttcatcctcttcgatttgatactagtctcatggcatggggtaagaatttctcatgaaaccctaacttgttaaattcgtttttagacttgtcaagtggttaattagtgtctatggctcgtagggatgtcgtgtatgtaatttgtatgctcgttcttcgtgttttgaaaatatgacatgaacacccaaatgggtctagcttaatcttgagttttggttgctcaaatgatgttataagataaagtgtatgtgttaaaagtgttagttacttcattagcttcgttttgatatgttggatgatgaaaaactagctcaataacatgaaatgtgtttttggtgaatcgattatcgttttggtaggaacttgatgcggttgaatgctagttgagacacttgtttgaatgtatgctagttaactagttaaattgtatgcgtaaatagcttcgaaatggtgtggtgtatgctagcgtttgattagtgaatcataagtctcatttgtgtcgaaattgattttgaaacgataacgtggctagtgattttgacgtagtaaatgtttattgaaacttggaatatgcgtctagttgcaatgtatgcgttattaccttcaaaacggcatatcatttgtatgttaaaagttcccgaatcataaaatgcgtttctttgatttttggttgaaaatgatgaactttgatgatgttttcgatttggaaattgtcggttatgatctatgaaaagtgtttagttgtattccttgttaaaatacctttccaacgacgtGAGATACATGTTTAGGAGGTTTGCGGTTTGTGAGTTAGGATTATTTGAGTTTTGGGTCGTGCTtacttgaaaactgaccagaattgcctgtacaggaaatggcgcggcgcgcacctcaccccgcgcggcgcgcagatagacctggtcagattctgacctctttgtcccatttcacgtgaaatgtttgactagctaccgacctccgattcacatgaaacttgttttaatatacttgtatatgaatatttagcatagaaaaatagttcgggacccgacccgaacgcgttgacttttcgttgactttgaccaagtttgacttttagtcaaacttaaccaaacttttatgcaatcgttctaacatgcttttatacttgattctcgcatgaaacttggcaacgtgattcacatgctatatttaatcgagtcgtaacgagccataggactaattgaacacatttcgcccgaccttgtgtcgtaaccggttaattgatacaacttacttgtttaggtcaaggctaagcaactttcatgcacacgtttactttgtgaagtacttttatactcgtccactcgaggtgagatcatagtcccacc
This genomic interval carries:
- the LOC139897638 gene encoding oxysterol-binding protein-related protein 1D, with protein sequence MNPLCCIAPVSIEKDRNDSPSSAVVKSQSDSQLGFENSVRSTRPVSFSAQVSSVGTESENVIHEVEDCEIEARESVSVAKSVGFGGNGSGVVAGILYKWVNYGKGWRSRWFTLEDGVLSYYKTHGPDKIVLNSVRDKGFKVIGDESVRYMRKCSNGSSHGRFGSKQWKPYGEIHLKVSSVRASKSDDKRLSIFSGTKTLHLRCISREDRAAWIESLLSAKDKFPRLSTGDFALSEDMVISTEKLRSRLSLEGVSEEAIKDCESIMLSELSALQNQMKALQLKHIVLLDTLRQLETEKIELETTVVDETKERDSSCGQDRRFSDFYSIMSEGSGSDSDADNESRYGVDIESDDENGTFFDTNEFMSADVLRCASYRSRENTGNGSTSLSNEKDSFLSGRLREAGTEINIIQYPHVKRRESLPEPKEKEKPVGLWSIIKDNIGKDLSGVCLPVFFNEPLSSLQKCFEDLEYSCLVDRALEWGKQGNDLMRILSIAAFAVSGYASTEGRQCKPFNPLLGETYEADYPDKGLRFFSEKVSHHPMVVACHCEGRGWKFWADSNLKGKFWGRSIQLDPVGVLTLQFEDGETFQWSKVTTSIYNIILGKIYCDHYGTMRIKGSGNYSCKLKFKEQSIIDRNPHQVHGFVHDNRTGEKVAMLMGKWDEAMYYVLGDPTTKPKGYDPMTEAVLLWERDNKSATKTRYNLTPFAISLNEITPGLKEKLPPTDSRLRPDQRHLENGEYELANLEKLRLEQLQRQARRLQERGWRPRWFQKDEDGCFHYVGGYWETREKKDWNGIPDIFGQSVDMPLCAEE